The Malus domestica chromosome 06, GDT2T_hap1 genome has a segment encoding these proteins:
- the LOC103438762 gene encoding uncharacterized protein, with translation MGLREQNDGVRRRKKSSTRGHHRFVGVRQRPSGRWVAEIKDSLQKVRLWLGTFDTAEDAARAYDEAARALRGVNARTNFELPQSNGAGNGGAGVAENVPFSFEAVCGNEVEAEGLLGALRAKLQDGKVINCVLPQPPQGNSGTKAEPSPVDPRGAVAESVNLPPPHKDYPIVLDNQWQLQVHPAPSNQTMVWANESQVAYEQVHNWSTWPNNSMPYVPEQCSMELPLPAVGTQLLSQIDGSGGGGDGGWCSDQQQFLHCDGSNWGGANANWDPPFYASSVRGDGIISYN, from the coding sequence ATGGGTTTGCGCGAACAAAACGACGGCGTACGGAGGAGGAAGAAGTCATCGACGAGGGGGCACCACCGGTTCGTGGGGGTGCGGCAGAGGCCGTCCGGGAGGTGGGTCGCAGAGATCAAGGACTCTCTGCAGAAAGTGAGGCTCTGGCTTGGGACTTTTGACACCGCAGAGGACGCGGCTCGTGCCTATGATGAGGCTGCCCGAGCACTCCGCGGTGTCAACGCCCGAACCAATTTCGAGCTGCCACAGAGTAATGGGGCCGGAAATGGTGGCGCGGGCGTGGCGGAGAATGTGCCTTTTTCGTTTGAGGCGGTGTGTGGGAATGAGGTGGAAGCTGAGGGGTTGCTGGGTGCACTTAGAGCTAAGCTGCAGGATGGTAAGGTGATAAATTGTGTGCTTCCACAACCACCACAAGGAAATAGTGGCACTAAAGCGGAGCCGTCTCCGGTTGATCCACGTGGTGCGGTGGCGGAATCCGTCAACCTGCCACCACCCCACAAGGACTATCCAATTGTATTAGATAATCAGTGGCAACTTCAGGTTCACCCAGCACCATCAAACCAAACCATGGTGTGGGCCAACGAGAGCCAAGTAGCATATGAGCAAGTGCATAATTGGTCCACGTGGCCGAATAACAGTATGCCGTATGTACCAGAACAGTGCTCTATGGAGCTTCCGTTGCCGGCGGTGGGCACGCAGCTTCTGTCACAGATTGATGGTAGTGGTGGTGGCGGCGATGGTGGTTGGTGTTCAGATCAGCAGCAGTTTTTGCACTGTGACGGTAGCAACTGGGGAGGAGCTAATGCCAATTGGGATCCTCCTTTTTATGCTTCCTCTGTGCGGGGTGATGGGATCATATCATATAATTAA